One region of Candidatus Binatia bacterium genomic DNA includes:
- the grpE gene encoding nucleotide exchange factor GrpE, which produces MEEEKGKDFFSGGGDSEECEKLRRQLEDKEREAKENYDRLLRQAAELENYKKRVAREKAEAIRYANESLVKDLLPVLDNLERALDYAKGGGNGKPLLEGIEMVLKSFLEVLAKHGVSQVSAMGGEPFDPNKHEAIAQVATQEHDPNTVVEEHHKGYYLLDRLLRPAQVSVAKPPENKD; this is translated from the coding sequence ATGGAAGAAGAAAAAGGCAAAGATTTTTTTTCGGGCGGCGGCGATTCGGAAGAGTGCGAGAAGCTGCGCCGGCAACTTGAAGACAAGGAACGCGAGGCCAAAGAAAATTATGACCGCCTTCTCCGCCAGGCCGCGGAGCTGGAAAATTATAAGAAGCGCGTGGCACGGGAAAAGGCCGAAGCGATCCGCTACGCGAACGAGAGTCTGGTCAAGGATCTGCTGCCGGTCCTGGATAACCTCGAGCGCGCGCTCGACTACGCCAAGGGAGGCGGAAACGGAAAGCCTCTGCTGGAAGGCATCGAAATGGTGCTCAAGAGCTTTCTGGAGGTTCTGGCCAAGCATGGAGTCAGTCAAGTATCGGCGATGGGCGGTGAGCCCTTTGACCCCAACAAGCATGAGGCGATCGCCCAGGTCGCGACCCAGGAACACGATCCCAACACGGTCGTCGAAGAGCACCACAAAGGCTACTATCTCCTCGACCGGCTGCTTCGACCCGCACAGGTGAGCGTGGCTAAGCCACCTGAAAATAAAGATTAA